GGGGTGAATTATGTGTTTTAGACAACCTTTAATCTggaaatttttttgaatttatttatgagtttaaaaacatttttagaaaaggtTTGAATGTAagcattgaaaaaataaaatttagaagataaagtgcataaaataaacgttaaggaaaaagagaagaaatcagAAATTATATAGGTTCAGTCAAAAACGACTTAGTCCAATCCCTAATATTTGATCTTGGGAGTATCCAATAAACTTAAGATCTTTTAATAGGTTGAACTCTCAAACACCTTTATATAAGGAAAATGAAGTTTGtggctaacttccaaccaaacagcAAACACTGAAAGAAACAATGAGTTTTCCTTCCAAATGACGGATCAAAGTAATTAGTCTTCCTTTCACAAGAAACTTGGAGAGGTTAGTCTCCAAGCTTTAAACCAATATTTTACACGGGTTAAACTTGAACTTGAGAGAGCTTTTAACATCGGACTGAGCTCGTGAATCGAATCTTGGTTTTATACCAAGCTAACCAAGAACCTAAGAGATTTTATACAAGGCTTATATCCAATCTTAATAAGCTTTTAACACTCGGAAGAGCTTGAACTGAATGAAGACTTTTACACTAGCTAAGCCTTCAAACTGAAACATGGACTTTATACCTAAATCCCTAAAAAATGAAGCTTTTAACGAGTTTAGCTTAGaaatcaaataaacaattcttaAATGGATGAATTATTCAACCAAGGTAAAAATAAACTCCCTTGGTGAATTTAAAAATCTACCCTTCTATAATTACAACTGCCTCACTCGCAAAATGACTTTCTCGAAAGCGTTGTGACTAAACTtttagtgagagaaagtaaaaaagaaatattttagaatGAGAATGAGAAGTGAGGAATGATAGCTCAAGTGTTTAGACGTGAAAATATGTGGGAACGAACCTCTATTTATAATCTACAGTTTGacacaaaaaaggaaaaaattttaGGCCATAATTAACGAGCCAACCAATTGGCATCATGCACCAATCAATTGGTAGGCCTAAAAATAATgactaataagtttaaaaatccAAGATAATATATATAGTCATTATCTATTATTAAGATGATGTCTTAATCACTTAGGGTGCATTTTTGAACTTACTCAATCAATTGGATAAAGGTGCCAATCTATTGGCAAAAACAAAAGTTTTCCCTGAGCTTTTTTAACAGTTCCCAACTTATCTGGCATGACTCAGgaatttttgaaagtattttcttaagaaaaatatgtttaaatacttgtttgtgtgtgtgtgtgtctatgATTATCCGTATAATTTACGAGAAAACCCTAATGCTTTTATAATGTATATTCACTTAGGCGCATATGGGCAGACTTTCACATTCTTCATTTCTTTGTCTGATTCTTCTATCTTGTAGACATTTGCTTGAACTTTAATTTTAGATAAGACTTTAGTTatattccatttaaacaccatcaTCAGAGAATCAAACTTATCAAGCTCTATTGATCCGGTTGTATCTTTGATCGCTTTACACTTGACTTTAGTTGTTGTCATCAAAGACTAGTTGTTATCATAAAAAACATTCATCATCAAAAGCATGTTTGTCTTTAATGGAACTTTCTTGATTAATTacctgcaaaacaaggttccatTGGCTTCTCCAACGATCTCGATATTCTACTATCAAGAATATGAGCGGACAATAGGTTTTTCCTTCGTTTTGCAATGGAGAAGGTACCTCAAATATTGCCACCTTGTATATTGTACTTCCTTAGAAAAAGAGAAAGTTGTATGTTTTCTTCTAATCTAATAATCTTTCAATCAGGAGTTagaattttgttgttgtatcaTATTGTATAGGTTATTCATCATACCAGTTGCTCCTTGTATGCCTAAATTTTCTTGCAACAGTTGGAGACCAAGAAACTTCTTCGATACAGTCATTAAAGGTTGAAGTGGATGTTGATTAGGTGGTGCGACTAGACTAAGTGATTGAATGGGTTGAAAAATTGGGAGAGGTTGGGATATTCATTAAACGACTCTTGAAGGAATCTCGTTTGAATCAGTTGGATCTAATGGTGAAGTTACTAACACTAGATCATCTGATTTTGGAGGAGGACGAAGTAACCATAGTAAGAACGGTTAATTTGTTTGATTTCTAGTAAGGTAATCAATAGCTCGACGATCGAAGATATGAGATTTTAGATCTGAATCTTCGATGTAAGAATAAAGGTTTCTTGTTGAAGTTTGTAGGAATCAAAAGTTGATTTTCATATACGACGCCATTGTTCTTTGAGGGAACCAGAAATGTGAGATGGATCAGTGCGATTGAAATTTTGATGTGATGCACTAAGCTTTTCAGTATGGAGTTGCAAGAGTATAAGCGCTTTGAATGGAATGTGATTAGTCATTTGAAGACTATCCGACTGGTCTAGACGATGTATGATGAATTATGGACTGAGATTTTTTACGTTTAAGAAAACGAAAAATCATCATTCTTTACACGTGGTCCTCAATAACATCCCTCCCAGGCTTCTCTTACGAGCCCTTCAGAATGTCCCAAAACAAAacatttcaaaaatttaaaatgattaaaatttcaataaaaatacaTTCCAATTTGTTTTCAtacaaataaaattctaaaatttaacTTATTGAGATTAAAAATATTTCTGGCATTTTACATATTTTGAATAGTGTGTATAATATAGCTATGGGGAGTGACAATTGACAAGTAGACTATTCATGCTAAGTGGTCTAGCCTATTATGTGGGCTTAGTAATGGCGAGTcggtttattattataattttaacaataaataaataaacaaaagggTTTGGTTTGAGGGTAAACCAGTgtgagaagtgtacaaaaaatatACAAGCAGCAGAAGACCGGCTTCGGAGGAGAGGATCGGCACGAATATCGGTTCTTCCCTTCCTCGTGGCGAAATAAACCGGTTCAGTTACCATCATTTGACCGCTGAAACCGGATCCACTCAAATCCAACCCAACCGGAGCACTACTTCTCTATACCCTAACCTAACCGGTCCATCTTTACGGTTCTCATCTCTCACACGAACTCGGTTCTTACTTCTCTCCCACTCATAAATCGATTCAATAAACCGTTATGTATGTACTTTCATTCTTCCTCGTACTATCTCTTTTCTTAAATTTCCGTTTTTTATTTGATGAACTTAAGGTTTATGTTTATGCTGCAAAGATTGAAACTTTACGATAATTTATCAGTGTAAGGATTGAATATGAAGTTGGGTAATGACTAATGAGAAagtgtttgttgtttgttgtagTTTACACTAACTGGGTTGTTCTATGGATCCAAATCTTGAACCGGTGCCAATTACTTCACAAAAACACGACCCTGCTTGGAAGCATTGTCAGTTGTTTAAGAATGGTGAGAAAGTGCAACTCAAGTGTATTTATTGTCTTAAGATGTTCAAAGGTGGCGGGATTCATAGGTTTAAGGAACACCTTGCTTGTCAGAAAGGGAATGCTTCAATGTGCAGCAGTGTTCCTGCTGATGTTAGGATTCATATGCAGCAGAGTTTGGATGGGGTTGtggtgaagaagaggaagagacagAAAATTGAGGATGAGATTATGAATGTTAATCCTTTAGCTACTGTTTTGAATGGTGGTTCTAATCAGATGGATGTGAATCATATGGTGCAGGCTGTTGGAGTTCATGATTCAGTGGAACAAAATTCAAGTCACATGTTATTGTCTCCCGGTGATGGAATGAGTAAGAatgtagagagaaggaagaagatTAGAGCGACTAAGAATCCTGCGGTTGTTGTTTATCAAAACTCTGAGGCTGAGACTGTTGTTGCCTCTGCGGAGAAGAATGCATTGTTCCCGAAAAAGGtggataatcatgttcatatggcGATAGGAAGGTTTTTGTATGATATAGGTGCGCCTTTGGATGCAGTGAACTCGATCTATTTTGAGCAAATGGTTGAAGCAATCGCTTCCGGAGGGTCGGGTTTTCAACGTCCCTCGCATCACGAGCTTCGTGGTTGGGTTTTGAAAAACTCCGTGGAAGATGTGAAGAATGATATAGATAGATGCAAGATGACATGGGGCAGGACTGGCTGTTCCATTTTGGTTGATCAATGGACTACAGAAGCTGGTAGAATACTGATAAGTTTTTTGGCATATTGTCCCGAAGGCGTAGTATTTCTGAAATCCTTGGATGCGACTGAGATATCGACATCAGCGGAGTTTTTATACGAGTTGATAAAACAAGTAGTGGAAGAAGTCGGGGTTGGACACGTTGTGCAAGTGATTACACCAGGAGAAGAACAATATGCTGTTGCCGGGAAAAGGCTGACCGATGCTTTTCCTAACATTTATTGGAGTCCTTCTGCAGCTCATTGCATTGATTTGATACTTGAAGATTTTGGAAATCTCGAGTGGATTAGTGCAGTAATTGAACAAGCTAAATCTGTCACGAGATTTGTCTACAATTACAGTGCAATTTTGAATATGGTTAGAAGGTATACTCTAGGGAATGATATTGTGGACCCCTCGTCCTCGCGCTTCACGACAAACTTCACCACATTGAAACGAATGGTTGATCTTAGACACAATTTACAGGCCATGGTTACGTCTCAGGAATGGATGGATTGTCCATACTCAAAGAAGGCAGCAGGTTTGGAAATGTTAGATATTCTAAGCAATCAAACGTTTTGGTCGTCGTGTGAAATGATTGTTCGTCTGACACTTCCACTCTTGAGAGTTCTGAGAATAGCTTCGAGTGAGATGAGACCTGCAATGGGATACACTTACGCTGG
This is a stretch of genomic DNA from Vicia villosa cultivar HV-30 ecotype Madison, WI unplaced genomic scaffold, Vvil1.0 ctg.002386F_1_1, whole genome shotgun sequence. It encodes these proteins:
- the LOC131638696 gene encoding uncharacterized protein LOC131638696 is translated as MDPNLEPVPITSQKHDPAWKHCQLFKNGEKVQLKCIYCLKMFKGGGIHRFKEHLACQKGNASMCSSVPADVRIHMQQSLDGVVVKKRKRQKIEDEIMNVNPLATVLNGGSNQMDVNHMVQAVGVHDSVEQNSSHMLLSPGDGMSKNVERRKKIRATKNPAVVVYQNSEAETVVASAEKNALFPKKVDNHVHMAIGRFLYDIGAPLDAVNSIYFEQMVEAIASGGSGFQRPSHHELRGWVLKNSVEDVKNDIDRCKMTWGRTGCSILVDQWTTEAGRILISFLAYCPEGVVFLKSLDATEISTSAEFLYELIKQVVEEVGVGHVVQVITPGEEQYAVAGKRLTDAFPNIYWSPSAAHCIDLILEDFGNLEWISAVIEQAKSVTRFVYNYSAILNMVRRYTLGNDIVDPSSSRFTTNFTTLKRMVDLRHNLQAMVTSQEWMDCPYSKKAAGLEMLDILSNQTFWSSCEMIVRLTLPLLRVLRIASSEMRPAMGYTYAGMYRAKEAIKKALIKREDYMVYWNIMHQRWDRLWHHHLQAAGFFLNPKFFYSIQGDIHSEIPSGVLDCIERLVPDTRVQDKITKELHLYKSAAGDFGRKMAIRARDNLLPSEWWSTYGGGCPNLSRLAIRILSQTSSVIFCKRNQIPLEQIVSTRNYIERQHLTDLVFVHYNLRLRQMFMNKEQESSDPLSFDNISNVEDWIRPRELYIEEYGNSDWMALDSSSVNTILLRPLNDEPEEICEGFDDHEIFLGLKDDENVNPGDSFENH